The proteins below come from a single Gordonia sp. X0973 genomic window:
- a CDS encoding carboxymuconolactone decarboxylase family protein: protein MTTPRIEPGGLRELGLFNWVFSRGASKVQGVDDAHIFSTLGRSKGLFRGWLYYSARMMPFGKLSRKDTEMIIIRVAHLRSCDYEMDHHRKLGKRAGIDEATFSRIIEGPDAGWGDRERSMLLAVDEMVQSRDISDTTWASVARHLDEAQLISFVLLISQYDSLATTLGVLRVQRDG from the coding sequence ATGACCACACCTCGCATCGAACCCGGCGGCCTGCGTGAGCTGGGCCTGTTCAACTGGGTCTTCTCCCGCGGCGCGTCGAAAGTGCAGGGCGTCGACGACGCACACATCTTTTCGACCCTCGGCCGCAGCAAGGGCCTGTTCCGCGGCTGGCTGTACTACTCGGCACGGATGATGCCGTTCGGCAAACTCTCGCGCAAAGACACCGAGATGATCATCATCCGCGTCGCCCACCTGCGATCCTGCGACTACGAGATGGATCACCACCGCAAACTCGGAAAACGCGCCGGCATCGACGAAGCGACCTTCAGCCGCATCATCGAGGGACCCGACGCCGGGTGGGGCGACCGCGAACGGTCCATGCTGCTGGCCGTCGACGAGATGGTCCAGTCCCGCGACATCTCCGACACCACCTGGGCCTCGGTCGCCCGGCACCTCGACGAGGCCCAGTTGATCTCCTTCGTCCTGCTCATCTCGCAGTACGACTCGCTCGCGACGACTCTGGGCGTGCTGCGCGTACAGCGCGACGGCTGA
- a CDS encoding class I SAM-dependent methyltransferase, with protein MPTIAQRLMANPVFSAVYEAAWRPTFTRLFSLGGTATAEYDKAFTAYLARAGERQILDVACGPGLYTRRLAANLTGDGRCVGVDFSAAMLARAARSPHAKTTFVRGDAHHLPFPDGSFDTVACFAALYLIPDPLPVVDELVRVTKPGGEIAIFTSVRTAVSSLPGVETIGNLGGYHFFGRHEIPDRLRRNGVAQIEQTVVDQGQFVLATKDQG; from the coding sequence ATGCCCACCATCGCGCAGCGGCTCATGGCCAACCCGGTCTTCTCCGCCGTCTACGAGGCCGCGTGGCGGCCGACGTTCACCCGCTTGTTCAGCCTCGGCGGTACGGCGACCGCCGAATACGACAAGGCGTTCACCGCCTACCTCGCCCGCGCCGGTGAACGCCAGATCCTCGACGTCGCCTGCGGTCCCGGCCTCTACACCCGTCGCCTCGCGGCCAACCTGACCGGCGACGGGCGCTGCGTCGGCGTCGACTTCTCCGCGGCGATGTTGGCGCGGGCGGCGAGATCCCCCCACGCGAAGACCACCTTCGTCCGCGGCGACGCACACCACCTGCCGTTCCCCGACGGCTCCTTCGACACCGTCGCCTGCTTCGCCGCGCTGTATCTGATCCCGGATCCGCTGCCGGTGGTCGACGAGTTGGTGCGCGTCACGAAGCCGGGTGGCGAGATCGCGATCTTCACCTCGGTGCGGACCGCCGTCTCGTCGCTCCCCGGGGTCGAAACCATCGGCAACCTGGGTGGATACCACTTCTTCGGTCGCCACGAGATCCCCGACCGGCTGCGCCGCAACGGTGTGGCCCAGATCGAGCAGACCGTCGTCGATCAAGGGCAGTTCGTCCTCGCCACGAAGGACCAAGGTTAA